DNA sequence from the Candidatus Aegiribacteria sp. genome:
GTCGAATATCTCTATATCATCCGATCCCTCTTTGTAGAGTACATAGCCCGGGCTGGTCAGATTCTCCGTGTTGTAAACCGTCACGGGTTCAAGGCTGGTATACAGATACGCGAAAACGGTGTCCTGCGCCTCCACCAGAGCTGCTGCCTCGTGGGATGGAAGAGCAGCGGTGTACAGCGTTGCAAGGCTGAAGGGGTCGCATCGATGGAAGGAATTGCCTGAGATGTAACATAATTCCCCTTTTGAGGACGCGATTATCTGCTGGTGTCCGGGATAACCACTGCCGTAGGCCACAACTTCATGCGTGATCAGATCCACCCTCCTCAGACCACCACTCACTCCCCATATGTAGGCTCCGAAATCCTCGATAACCTGTCCGGAGGAAAAAGCGTAGCTGAGCGTATCCACAAACTCCATCGTTTCGATGTCCAGCGCTATAGAAGTGGAACTGCTGAGGGGATGTATAAGCGCGATTCCGCTGTAAGGGAGAACCAGCATCCCGTCGCATTCGAAATCCACCGTCAGGCTGTTCAGAAGCTCTAGCGAATAGTCGTCAAACAGTTCAAGGGAATAAGTCCTACTTTCGATCGATCGTGAAACCAGCAGCGCGTTCTCCCCCGGTGCATGGGCGAAACCATGTATCTCATCGGATCCGCAACCGTTCGTGCTGGCCGCATTAGAGGTGTTCATTCTCCTTATGTAGGAATAGACGTAATAATATGGATACTGGTTTTCAATGCGCTCTACGAAGTAGAATTGTTCTCCGTCCCAGGATGGTGTGAGAGTTTCATCTATTATCCAGTATTTATCGAAGGAATAGGGTCCGTCCCAGTATATGTTCATGTACCACGGCAGCCCATAGTCGGATGTGTAGGTCAGCATATTACCCTCGGCACTGAGATCCTGAGTATCCGTAGTGGTTACCTGGTAATATCTTGGCATATATGTCGGGAGTACTGAGTCCAGGAATGTGGTATCCTGCATCCCATAGAAGATTCCCAGAGTGTCTCCGTGGAGCGATCCGCTGTACTGACGCCTTACCAGCGCGTAATGTGAGAAATCATCGTCAGGGCAAGGAGTCCAGGTGAGAATGCAGCGTCCCATTGGTAAATCGGCTGCGGAGATCTCCGACGGCGTAGGTAACTGTGACAAAGGAGTTGTTATGCTTCCCTCATCACTCCAGAGTACAGTGGAATCGGAATTGAGAGCGCTGACCGCGTAGTAGTATGTAGTTGCCCACTGCAGGGAATCGGAATCCGCAAGGAGCGTGTCGGTTGTGGTTCCAACAATCCGGGCGCT
Encoded proteins:
- a CDS encoding fibronectin type III domain-containing protein; the protein is MNVFCEFWERHSEAAAVSSFLIAVIITGLMGCGDNPSEPVQPDFTIASIVFTGDSTGSEELRVTARCQLEATRGQNKGQPYCEVTVTWNSPSDHTVLSYSLNRSTEPGISSGGSSARIVGTTTDTLLADSDSLQWATTYYYAVSALNSDSTVLWSDEGSITTPLSQLPTPSEISAADLPMGRCILTWTPCPDDDFSHYALVRRQYSGSLHGDTLGIFYGMQDTTFLDSVLPTYMPRYYQVTTTDTQDLSAEGNMLTYTSDYGLPWYMNIYWDGPYSFDKYWIIDETLTPSWDGEQFYFVERIENQYPYYYVYSYIRRMNTSNAASTNGCGSDEIHGFAHAPGENALLVSRSIESRTYSLELFDDYSLELLNSLTVDFECDGMLVLPYSGIALIHPLSSSTSIALDIETMEFVDTLSYAFSSGQVIEDFGAYIWGVSGGLRRVDLITHEVVAYGSGYPGHQQIIASSKGELCYISGNSFHRCDPFSLATLYTAALPSHEAAALVEAQDTVFAYLYTSLEPVTVYNTENLTSPGYVLYKEGSDDIEIFDMITLEEQEEIWCTCRDYYSDGDGAFSIAR